From a region of the Arachis ipaensis cultivar K30076 chromosome B09, Araip1.1, whole genome shotgun sequence genome:
- the LOC107615814 gene encoding uncharacterized protein LOC107615814, whose amino-acid sequence MNDTLQTFMQEQCEFYKKQETYMATIAEALSRLTLSPTTTQNAQQASTSSGLPSQPQPNLKESINAITLRSGTKLDEIGVVPTSLGEKTHNEEVGDGVKVMKDEEKNVAKGEEEPLKAKELERKNLVEEPMPIPFLTLAKKAKKQEELDPSMVKIFKNVEVTVPLFQAIQQVPKYSKFLKDVCTHKDKIGKFNKRPVDDSISSLIPEKYNDPDPCLVTCLIGGIKFMDCMCDLGACVSIMPLPIYERLNLSPLKRSVARFVLVDKSIVSVVEIAENVLVDI is encoded by the coding sequence ATGAATGACACACTTCAAACCTTTATGCAAGAGCAATGTGAGTTTTACAAGAAACAAGAAACATATATGGCTACTATTGCCGAAGCTCTCTCTCGTTTGACCCTTTCTCCTACGACTACACAAAATGCCCAACAAGCCTCAACTTCTAGTGGTTTACCTTCTCAACCCCAACCAAATCTAAAGGAAAGCATCAATGCTATCACCCTTAGGAGTGGCACCAAGTTGGATGAAATTGGTGTTGTGCCTACAAGTTTGGGTGAGAAAACCCACAATGAAGAGGTGGGAGATGGTGTGAAAGTGATGAAGGATGAGGAGAAGAATGTTGCAAAAGGTGAGGAGGAACCACTCAAGGCCAAGGAGCTAGAGAGGAAGAATCTGGTTGAAGAGCCTATGCCAATTCCATTTTTAACTTTGGCTAAGAAGGCTAAGAAGCAAGAAGAACTTGACCCCAGCAtggtgaaaatttttaaaaatgttgAAGTCACCGTCCCTCTCTTTCAAGCCATTCAACAAGTGCCCAAGTATTCCAAGTTCCTCAAAGATGTTTGCACACATAAGGACAAGATTGGCAAATTCAACAAAAGGCCGGTAGATGATTCTATCTCTTCTCTAATTCCTGAAAAATACAATGATCCCGATCCATGTTTGGTTACTTGTTTGATTGGTGGGATAAAGTTCATGGATTGTATGTGCGACTTGGGGGCGTGCGTAAGCATTATGCCACTCCCCATTTATGAGAGATTGAACTTGTCACCCCTAAAGAGGTCCGTGGCGAGATTTGTGTTGGTAGATAAGAGCATTGTGTCAGTTGTAGAAATTGCGGAAAATGTGCTAGTTGACATCTAA